The following coding sequences are from one Oncorhynchus nerka isolate Pitt River linkage group LG6, Oner_Uvic_2.0, whole genome shotgun sequence window:
- the LOC135572090 gene encoding adhesive plaque matrix protein-like — MLVYIYHFLPSYLCSFPPPPSYCGSYPPPSYCGSYPPTAVPTLLLRFLPSLLLRFLPSYCGSYPPLLLLRFLPSPSPTAVPTLPLLLRFLPSPSYCGSYPPPPIAVPTLPLLLRFLPSYCGSYPPSYCGSYPPLLLLRFLPSPSYCGSYPPPPTAVPTLPLLLRFLPSPSYCGSYPPPPTAVPTFLLRFLPSPFLLRFLPSPSYCGSYPPPTAVPTLPLLRFLPSPSYCGSYPPSSYYGSSPPPRFLPSPSYCGSSPPTAVPTLPPPTAVPTLPSYRGSYPPPPTAAPTLPLLLRFLPSYCGSYPPPPLPAVPTLPLLLRLLPSPSLRFLPSYCGSYPPPPTAVPPSYPLPLLLRLLPSPSYCGSYPPTAAPTLPLLLRFLPSLLRLLPSPSYCGSYPPTAAPTLPLLLRFLPSPSLLRLLPSPSYCGSYPPPSYCGSYPPTAVPTLLLRLLPSPLLLRFLPSYCGPYPPTAAPTLPLLLRFLPSPSYCGSYPPPPTAAPTLPLLLWFLPPTAVPTPSYCGSYPPPPTAVPTLLLRSLPSYCGSYPPPSYCGSYPPIDRMSKYCPPYRLNVSAEQT; from the coding sequence ATGCTAGTGTACATCTACCACTTCCTCCCCTCCTACCTCtgttccttccctcctcccccctcctactGCGGTTCCTACCCTCCCCCCTCCTACTGCGGTTCCTACCCTCCTACTGCGGTTCCTACCCTCCTACTGCGGTTCCTACCCTCCCTCCTACTGCGGTTCCTACCCTCCTACTGCGGTTCCTACCCTCCCCTTCTCCTACTGCGGTTCCTACCCTCCCCGTCTCCTACTGCGGTTCCTACCCTCCCCCTCCTACTGCGGTTCCTACCCTCCCCCTCCTACTGCGGTTCCTACCCTCCCCCTCCAATTGCGGTTCCTACCCTCCCCCTCCTACTGCGGTTCCTACCCTCCTACTGCGGTTCCTACCCTCCCTCCTACTGCGGTTCCTACCCTCCCCTTCTCCTACTGCGGTTCCTACCCTCCCCCTCCTACTGCGGTTCCTACCCTCCCCCTCCTACTGCGGTTCCTACCCTCCCCCTCCTACTGCGGTTCCTACCCTCCCCCTCCTACTGCGGTTCCTACCCTCCCCCTCCTACTGCGGTTCCTACCTTCCTACTGCGGTTCCTACCCTCCCCTTTCCTACTGCGGTTCCTACCCTCCCCCTCCTACTGCGGTTCCTACCCTCCCCCTACTGCGGTTCCTACCCTCCCTCTACTGCGGTTCCTACCCTCCCCCTCCTACTGCGGTtcctaccctccctcctcctactaCGGTTCCTCCCCTCCACCGCGGTTCCTACCCTCCCCCTCCTACTGCGGTTCCTCCCCTCCTACCGCGGTtcctaccctccctcctcctactgCGGTTCCTACCCTCCCCTCCTACCGCGGTTCCTACCCTCCCCCTCCTACTGCGGCTCCTACCCTCCCCCTCCTACTGCGGTTCCTACCCTCCTACTGCGGCtcctaccctccccctcccctccctgcggTTCCTACCCTCCCCCTCCTACTGCGGCtcctaccctccccctccctgcgGTTCCTACCCTCCTACTGCGGCTCCTACCCTCCCCCTCCTACTGCGGTTcccccctcctaccccctccccctcctactGCGGCTCCTACCCTCCCCCTCCTACTGCGGTTCCTACCCTCCTACTGCGGCTCCTACCCTCCCCCTCCTACTGCGGTTCCTACCCTCCCTACTGCGGCTCCTACCCTCCCCCTCCTACTGCGGTTCCTACCCTCCTACTGCGGCTCCTACCCTCCCCCTCCTACTGCGGTtcctaccctccccctccctactgCGGCTCCTACCCTCCCCCTCCTACTGCGGCTCCTACCCTCCCCCCTCCTACTGTGGTTCCTACCCTCCTACTGCGGTTCCTACCCTCCTACTGCGGCTCCTACCCTCCCCCCTCCTACTGCGGTTCCTACCCTCCTACTGCGGTCCCTACCCTCCTACTGCGGCTCCTACCCTCCCCCTCCTACTGCGGTTCCTACCCTCCCCCTCCTACTGCGGCTCCTACCCTCCCCCTCCTACTGCGGCTCCTACCCTCCCCCTCCTACTGTGGTTCCTACCTCCTACTGCGGTTCCTACCCCCTCCTACTGCGGCTCCTACCCTCCCCCTCCTACTGCGGTTCCTACCCTCCTACTGCGGTCCCTACCCTCCTACTGCGGCTCCTACCCTCCCCCCTCCTACTGCGGCTCCTACCCTCCTATTGACAGAATGTCAAAATACTGCCCACCATATCGCCTTAATGTTTCTGCAGAACA
- the LOC115127230 gene encoding uracil phosphoribosyltransferase homolog: protein MPCHNQSLNNVTTGQEHNLTKHVRFAASSNSSSVPVAPSSEAVDDVNKHRLNGNCPNGGGLGPDVLNLGPQLKLLPLNSQILELQTIIRDKTTSRGDFVFCADRLIRLVVEEGLNQLPYSECTVTTPTGHMYEGVKFERGNCGVSIMRSGEAMEQGLRDCCRSIRIGKILIQSDEETQEAKVYYAKFPPDINRRKVLLMYPILSTGNTVIEAVQVLIEHGLQPKHIILLSLFSTPHGAKAILQEFPEITLLTTELHPVAPTHFGQKYFGTE from the exons ATGCCCTGCCACAACCAGTCGTTAAATAACGTTACTACCGGCCAAGAACATAACTTAACGAAGCATGTTCGGTTCGCCGcgagcagtaacagcagtagcgtTCCGGTGGCGCCAAGCTCTGAAGCGGTGGATGACGTCAATAAACATCGTTTGAACGGGAACTGTCCGAATGGTGGTGGTCTCGGCCCAGATGTGTTAAACCTTGGACCTCAACTGAAACTGCTTCCTCTTAACAGTCAGATACTAGAATTACAGACCATCATCAGAGACAA GACAACCAGCAGAGGGGATTTTGTGTTCTGTGCAGACCGACTG ATCAGACTGGTGGTGGAAGAAGGACTGAACCAGCTGCCCTACTCAGAGTGCACTGTGACCACTCCTACAG gacacatgtatGAAGGTGTAAAGTTTGAGAGAGGTAACTGTGGAGTCAGCATCATGAGAAGTG GTGAGGCCATGGAGCAGGGTCTGAGGGACTGTTGTAGGTCCATTCGCATCGGGAAGATCCTGATCCAGAGTGATGAAGAGACCCAGGAAGCTAAGGTCTACTATGCTAAGTTCCCCCCAGACATAAACAGGAGGAAGGTGCTGCTCATGTACCCAATACTGA gtaCAGGTAACACAGTGATCGAGGCAGTGCAAGTGTTGATTGAGCATGGACTCCAACCCAaacacatcatcctcctctctctcttctccaccccacaCG gaGCCAAGGCCATCCTCCAAGAGTTCCCAGAGATCACCCTGCTCACCACAGAGCTGCACCCGGTCGCCCCCACACACTTTGGACAGAAATACTTTGGCACAGAATGA